A window of the Streptomyces griseochromogenes genome harbors these coding sequences:
- a CDS encoding beta-ketoacyl-ACP synthase 3 — protein MRMRSPESDAPSAAVVAGLGTCLPRTEVGNAVLAEHLDTSDAWIRTRTGIAARRRVAPDVSMTDLACSAAAAALRSADRTAVDALVLATTTPDRPCPAAAPEVAHRLGQGAIPAFDVSAVCSGFVYAMATAAGLIGAGIADSVLVTAAEVYSRIVDPADRSTAVVFGDGAGAVVLRRGTSREPGALLAFDLGSDGAARELIHVPGEREQPEGARWFRMAGRKVYLRAIEEMTNSALKVMKDCAWSPQTVGALVAHQANARIIEAVADRLRLPSDAAVCEIARVGNTSAASIPLALADAAEGGRLQPGSRTVLTAFGGGLTWGSAALTWPRLTPVRSEI, from the coding sequence GTCGTCGCCGGACTCGGAACGTGCCTTCCCCGTACGGAAGTCGGCAATGCCGTGCTCGCGGAGCACCTGGACACCAGCGACGCCTGGATCCGTACGCGCACCGGCATAGCCGCCCGGCGCCGCGTCGCGCCGGACGTCTCCATGACGGACCTCGCCTGCTCGGCCGCGGCCGCCGCCCTGCGCTCGGCGGACCGTACCGCCGTGGACGCGCTCGTGCTCGCCACCACGACCCCGGACCGGCCCTGCCCCGCCGCCGCCCCCGAGGTAGCCCACCGCCTCGGACAGGGCGCGATACCGGCCTTCGACGTCTCGGCCGTGTGCAGCGGCTTCGTTTACGCGATGGCGACCGCCGCGGGACTGATCGGCGCCGGCATCGCGGACAGCGTCCTGGTGACGGCCGCCGAGGTGTACTCGCGCATCGTCGACCCGGCCGACCGCTCCACCGCGGTGGTCTTCGGTGACGGCGCGGGGGCGGTGGTGCTGCGCCGCGGCACCTCGCGGGAGCCGGGCGCCCTGCTCGCCTTCGACCTGGGCAGCGACGGCGCGGCCAGGGAGCTGATCCATGTGCCCGGCGAGCGCGAACAGCCCGAGGGCGCGCGCTGGTTCCGCATGGCGGGCCGCAAGGTCTACCTGCGGGCCATCGAGGAGATGACGAACTCGGCCCTGAAGGTGATGAAGGACTGCGCCTGGAGTCCGCAGACCGTCGGGGCCCTGGTGGCCCACCAGGCGAACGCGCGCATCATCGAGGCGGTCGCGGACCGGCTCCGGCTGCCGTCGGACGCGGCGGTGTGCGAGATCGCCCGGGTCGGCAACACCTCGGCCGCCTCGATCCCGCTCGCGCTGGCCGACGCCGCGGAAGGCGGCCGCCTCCAGCCCGGCTCCCGCACCGTACTCACCGCCTTCGGAGGCGGACTGACCTGGGGTTCGGCCGCACTCACCTGGCCGCGCCTGACGCCCGTACGTTCCGAGATCTGA
- a CDS encoding acyl carrier protein, which produces MFVPYLSDLLEKSYKVPAPIDPDKSFQELEVDSLSLAELGAHLEDELDVTIDEEELTPATTVTALAGLLEARGAVLTA; this is translated from the coding sequence ATGTTCGTCCCCTACCTCTCCGACCTCCTCGAGAAGTCCTACAAGGTCCCCGCCCCCATCGACCCCGACAAGTCCTTCCAGGAGCTGGAGGTGGACTCGCTGTCGCTGGCGGAACTCGGCGCACACCTGGAGGACGAGCTCGACGTCACCATCGACGAGGAGGAGCTCACACCCGCGACCACCGTGACCGCGCTGGCCGGGCTCCTGGAGGCCCGGGGGGCGGTCCTGACGGCATGA